A region of the Bradysia coprophila strain Holo2 unplaced genomic scaffold, BU_Bcop_v1 contig_232, whole genome shotgun sequence genome:
GTAACGAAACTCATTTTTGTAAGAGAAAGTATTATTACCAGTTAATGATTTTCATCGTCAATTGCtagataaaatatgaaattctaTTGCAGTATTCGTTAGTGGAACCAGACGGCTCTCGTCGAACCGTTGATTACTCAGCTGACCCAATAAATGGtaaccgaaaatttatttcccacAAATTTGTCATCTCAATCCGAAAATCTGTTATTTCGATCAATCATAGGTTTCAATGCCGTTGTTTCTAAATCACATGCCACTCATCATACCGTAAAAGCGGTTGCTCCACTTCTGCAAACATACCATGCACCGGCCACAATTATTTCACCAACATATGTAGCTCATCATGCTCCTACCTATGTTGCACATGCACCAGTCATCGCATCCCATGCCACACATGCTGTTGTGTCTCACCATGCACCGGCGACCTATGTTTCCCATTCCCCAGTATACGCACACTCGGCTCCCATTCTACATCACGCACCCGTGTATACGCACACCACATTACTTCATAAATAATTCTGTGTGAAAGGTTTCTACGAGAGAGCgaatatttatacaaaaattgtgttaaaaaaatgtcaaaggACATTTTAATGTACATATTACGCATACACACTTGAATTATGATTAATACCGACACTCACGATGACGAATTTTGTATTATATAATCTATGCCTTTTGCTTCAAAATACTGGAGCCGTTATGTGTGGAAatcatttcaataataaatgaactttaaatgaatttacacGAAAGCGTTTTGATGGCTTTATACATACACATACACTTCCACACCTTGCCGCTTATATGAACCTGAATCAAGTAAATGTGTGTGCTTAAAAGCTTGTACAAAGCGAAGCAATAGAAATTTATCGTGAACATATTATGCTAACACGAATATGTCACGTCAAAATCTAGATCTTGATTTGAGTTTTGAGTTCATcgttgaaaattgtaaaacgaATTATGCAAACGAGCTTTTTATTACAAACACAAAAAGCGTATGAATACTTCTTATTGAGCAAATACACCTGTAGTACGGTTTGAGCTTTATTTGGTATTACAGTCTAGATTGTAGGAACTTCCGCGATGGCAAGTTTATAGGCACGATATTGTGTAACATTGAATTAATTCGGTTGGATGAATGGCGACCAGATTTTACGTGTagcaaattttgtgtttgacAAAGGTCAATTACGATATTGATCTAATGATGATGTATTACAAGAATGAAAAAGCTCAATTTGACAATGGGTATTTTGACTTCTAGgctttttaacgtttaaaCGATCTCGTCAACAAAATTATGGTGAATTTTCGTCCCCTCAGGGTGTAAAGTTATGTCTGTGTGAAACGGTtgattttatgcaattttgcTTGTTGTAGTCCGAGGGAAGCGACAAGCGAGGCAAAAATGTAATTGCAAATTGCACAAGTCATTTGCTTTAGAAATGGCTGAATACCTGTTacaaataaacgacaagctttAACTATTTTTGTCTCTTTGTGTGCGTCAAAACTAATGAGGTAAatgattttgtacaaaaccaacgtacttcaagcaaaagtgctattaatgacagctgccaaatagagtaccaatttgtaaacattttccagatttttttacagtgccaaaacttgttcgatacactgtccagtttcagtaccccattttttagagtaccactcatgcttgaagtgagTTGATAAAACAGTAAAAAATGACATAAACAGCAGATGTTTCAATAATTATTCCACGTGACACCTTCGTAAAAGATAACAATTTTGAGCCAGATAAAAACCAGATTTATGTGCCCAATTGTAACAATGAAATCGAAAGGTCGGTTCTGTTTATAGTTTCATATGCAAAATTTAGTTCTCGATGTTCCTATCCAACATATAGGGATATTCAAAAAGCATTAGAGGTGTGCGATGGATAAAGGATCGAGACTGGCGtaatccacaaaaaattgttgggattaaatttagggaatttatgaaaatattttcatcagatTGCCGCTCGTTTAAATGGAGACTCAATTTGCCTGTTGTTTAGACGCACTGAATTAAATACGAGGAGGAAAcaactttgaaaaatgtccGCCATGACCAGGACTCTGTTACATTTGACTCCAATTAGTAGAATAGGACTAATACAGCTACCAAATAtctcaaagaaattttttggtacAGGTCGAAATAGGTGGGAGGctgaatgttcaaaaatttagcttctatgattttataaaatttttaaaatcgatttttgacatctagtgacgataacaattttttgtggactatGCCAGTCTCAATCCTTTATCCATCGCAAACCCCTCCATCactttgaatcaaattttcatctcTTTCTTGCTTCCCTTCCGCAAACGTGACATACTGCTTTTTCGTACTGATTCCATCACAAATGATATCAGTTTAAGAAATCTTAGTACATATCGTTACGGGActgtcaaaaatttaatttcttcaaACGACAGCCTCAGACGATGTGGAATGCGTTTTGCAATCTCTCGAAATATGTGATATCTGCAGAATTTTCGATGACAATGAAAACGGTAGATGGCATATTGACAATCggtttgaaaaatataaaatattgaaaactaCTCGAGGATAGATACATAATATAGTTTTTGAATGAACTTCGTGTAGAGGAATTTTTCATCGTCTCGTTGAAAGAGTGTTTTAGGTATATTGCATTTCGTTTGCAACCTTGAACTCTCGCTATATAACATTTGTTGTGTGCGTTGGTTTATTATTggtcattattattttatgaagATGAAATGTTTAATGCTCCCAATTTTACGTACTACAAACTAAACCGGCAAACTCGTTTGCTCCGCTTTCGCCTCAATACACATTTTCTTATCTTTATTTTTCccacaaaagaaaatagcCAAATCGAATAATGGATTAACTTTCCCTTTATAGTTTTGGTTTAGTTGGTTAAACTAATGAAATTTACGTTCTGTGTGTGATAAACATATCTCGTTATACGGTATGGCCATACATTATCTCGGTTTAATCGAACACAATATGTGCGCTCGACATGAGAAATGTTCATTTTCCAACCAAAAAGGAAActaaaaacgaaatatattATACGTGATGTGGTAAAAGGTACGTATTATATATCAACTTACTTATATACAGCGGAAGACTTTACTTACATACCTTTaatcagaaaaaaagaagaagtctATTTGAATTCTATTATATGCCAGCAGCAAGCTGATAATCCTCTCATTCTCTTTTGTAATCTCTTTCCAAAGAATATCctcattcaattaaaaacttttcacttttctctcgTGAGGTTTAGCTTCTCTAAATccacaaaacataatttcaattttatatacCATTGCCGAACACGACTCTCTGCAACACACagcacataaaaaaaaaattaacaaaaaaaatcgttcgaaTAAATCAAACCGAAATTTAATGTGcaattaaatcgattttcaaaataaataatcgaaaaagtcgaaaaaaaaatgataaatcgAAAACCTGGGATTATTTTCATCGAACGTCGTCAGTCTCGGCGTTACATTtgaataccttttatttgcaCGGTAAACACGCCACACAGCACAATAAtgataaaaaacaataaagCGACAAAATCCTTTCTGACTGAGTTCTATCAGAACCACAGGATAGTACAATATAATAGACGAAACTGTGTGTGTGCGTAACacttgaaaatcaaattcacaaaataaattcacctTGATCTACAATATAAATCACTTTTCATTTACTCTTGGTTCTTGATTCAACACAATCGCCAACTTTGTGTCCTATCCCGTACGATAGCAGAATGACGACtgaaggaaaataaaattttggaattttcacAGGGATTTCCAACTGTTGCGTTTGCTTTGGCTTTTGTATTAGGTATAAGGGGTGTACGTCGTATAAATATCTATGTCTATTATAGTGTATACGCTGTGCTGTGTACGTACTTTTGAGTTGAATAGTTTTCGGCGCTGTGAGTGAAATCCTGTGaacttttattgaatgaaaaaatacTTTTGGGTAATATCAAATTGAGATTCTGTTCATGTATTACTAAATAACAGCTAAACTACGAGGAAAACACGGTTTTCTTTCGGtaaaaacattctttttccGTTcagaaaaaggtttttgagaTTCATTCGTATATACAACATTTTCGGAACGTGATTATATGTTGCTCATCCTTTCCGTCTGAAAGATAATAATTCGTTTGGATAGTTTAGGATTTTTACTTTTCCACCCGATGCTATTGTACAACCGTAAACGTTGATGTAATATGAACCACACGGAATCACAGATAGTATACACAAAGTACATTATTACTGTATCACAAAACCCAAAACGGATGTGTTGagtgaataatttttctgaTATTAATGACAGACGACCGCATTTATGAAACATTGTTGAACGTCATAAATGATGGTATTAGCTCTCGCAACTATAATAATAttatacaacaaaatattcctcGGGGAATCGGATTGCAAATCAAAGTGATTTCAAGGCATCCAAAACATCCATTtggtatatgtgtgtgtgcatAAAACAACAAAGAGAAATGAAGGTTTAAAGCGAAAAAGTTTCGGAGCTATTTTGCGTTTCTATGGATCAGtgaacaattttgatttgaatccGGTTGAAATTTGTTTCGCTCAATCGTTGGactattttttatggattGAGGGCATcagtaaaaattgttttcaattttattgaactgTTTTGATTTGAAGGACATTCtcacaaaatgacaaaattatatttacaattgaagtaaatttgGTGCTTAAGCGACCTATTAGCTCTTTAaagtttgaaataaattcgataaaaatctGGTTGTTAGTcctaataatttaaaatatttccgtTAGGTAAGTATCGTGAATTACGAATACTTATGGAACCGAATTTATGTCGAttacaaatataatttcgaaaaaaccaatcaataaattgaaatcattttgaaaaaggTCAAATTCATTTGAAGAGCTGTAAGGTATTAGTGTTACTCGAGCAAGATTCTCCAGTTCCATAATAAACTTTTAGACTTTatccaaacaaaattaattatgaaCAGCTCGAAcgagaaatttcgattttcctGTAAGGTAAACGTTGTGAAGGGGGAGGGCATTACTTAGTTTATGAACAACCCCAACTTTTGAACACTGAATGAGCTgatgaaaaacatattttttaataaaatctaGAGAAAAGGAAACCCGAAGATAACTTTGTCACGAAAAAGAACCATAAGAATAAAGCCGTTGACTACTTACCTAAGGTGGATGTGGATATAAAGcgattacaaaagaaaaagacatttttcgtttcgttaaccagaaattagattttatagagaattttgtatttaactTGTGTGCCGAAATGAAATAAGGATAAAACTTTTGTCTGGTTCGGTTCAATACTTACcccagttttttttaatataatttttattcagTCGATTGGTTGTGAATGATGAACTGATTTTCTATTCAGTTATtgtttaagagtcaatttgccaaaacttcgaacaacttaaaaacaaggcatcggCGATTTTTAAAAGCTATGCGTTAAATGATTCGGTGGACCTTCCTAAGTCATttgcaacaagaaaaaatcctcgaagaaattatgttttcacgctagaaataatgaaaaaatggTCTGCAGTAGGGTagccaaaatagtttttgttgcatatcaccgacaatacgtaacgcatttatctgaaattatggtcattggtagaggtgtTGAGGACGCATATGTTGGCCttttaaacatttcgaaatttttcttgtatGTTGTGAAGTTGCTATtttaggggaaaaaaattcctacttttagagtgtttaaaaaaaactacaatgATAGACTTGGTCGATATGGGTGTCGTTGGGTAGGTAGTGACctctactatccatgacaCCATACACCTTCCGCGGCACGACTTTTgttgagcttcaattttgattgaagtgtactaacacaaaaattctccagAATTCCCCTTTTCTTCGcgtctattttaatttttctgacgtACGAGACAATTTTAAGTCAGGGCTGGAGTCACTGCCACCTTACGCGCTCCGTTTAAGGCctataatatttgaaaaaaaaaccaactaattcaattttgtcatataaaaatttatacgACCATCGGGTGTCTCCCGACttcccagtatggccagtgcggCACTATAGCAAGTGTTTACTAGCATATTATAATCATATTTTGTACGTTGGCCACTTATCGGAaggatttgaaattttttcacaaaatcaaGAATACGAAAAATTCGACATATTTCCAAATCCTTCCGGTAAGTAGCCAACTACCTACCCAACGACACCCATATCGACCAAGTCTATcattgtagttttttttaaacactctccgaaagttggaatttttttcccctaaaatagctactgcacaacatacacgaaaaatttcgaaatgtttaaaaGGCCTAGATATGCGTCCTCAACACCTCtaccaaaatcaaaataatcaaaataaaattcaaattagacATAGAGAAATCTAACAGAATCAACCAATCTATCCAGCATTCGTCAAATCTATGTTGCAAACTTTCGTAAAATAACTTAGTATACGGGTTCATGTCTTTGTAAAGGCATAAAAATAGTGCAAACTATAGTAGAATGGTGTGCTTTGGACCAGTGATTAATATAGATATGTAGATTTTAAAAACGATTACTACCCCTTAAAAAACCCATCCTTAACCCCTTCGCCCCTATTCAAAGTTTTCAGTGTAGAGGCAACTtgaatgaattattgtgaactGATTTCTTCACCTATCGTAGTGATATATAGCTCAAATGAAAGAGGAAGGTTCAAGCTTTTTTTCAGGATcctaaaattttccgattttccacacattttccaatttttctttaggGATAGTTATTAATTTGCAAGTTAAATTCAAATATCTTCAAAAGTTTgttctgaaaatgaaaatttctttttggatTATTGTTTAGTATCTAATTTGCCACTACTTTCCTGAAGAAaccacttttcaatttttccaaacgtaGCGGGCAGGTACCATTTTCGTGTTAAATTTGAGCCATTtttaatgtgatttttttttggtaaaaaaaacttttggttAAAACTACTAcaaatgactgaaaaatagtaaaatagtttgtttttcaattttggaaCAGGTTTCTAGTAGctcatttgtttttattatgcCAATTTGTTACCCTAaactagaggtgtgcaccgggTGGTTTTTCTTCTATCGGCGTAACCGTCGGCGTTGGGTCTAAATGACACCCTAGACCATTGCACTCTTCAGAAGACTTTTAAGTAATAAACTaaagaatcattttttttagtttgtagAAATCGGCGCGAGGTAAAGTTAAAAGTTATAACGGATACGCCGACAATTTTCGACAGTTTCttcaaaaagtcaaaaaattatcggcgtaaactctataactttgtaaTTTGCCTCGCGCCGATTTctccaaactaaaaaaaatcattctttAGTTTATTACTTAAAAGTCTTCTGAAGAGTGCAATGGTCTAGGGTGTCATTTAGACCCAACGCCGACGGTTACGCCGATAGAAGAAAAACCAcccggcgcacacctctaccCTAAACCTCATAATAAACTTTGACTAAACCTTTAACTCTCCTACTCAACTCtaacagaaaatattgaacATCATCATAAAGCTGCAGATCTCAGCTTGACGAAGATACCAATCACTCCACattgattgaaatgaaaatctataTTAATATCTCACTGGTCCAAAGCACACCATTCCAGACATGagtcggttatccgaaaaaccgaaaatttcggtttggTCAAGTCCGAACCGGAAAATTCGGTTCGGTCGATCCGAACCAAACGATTCGGTTCGGTCTGATCCGAACCAAACGATTCGGTTCGGTCAAATCTTGACCTTGATCGGACTtgaccgaaccgaaattcaCTGTACTTGCTGAAAactattcaaaattaaaatccaattacggcagagtaaagtaaaccaggcaggagcactcgatttgactagggacctgaattatcGAATAATTAGCCTTATTTTTggcgaataaaattatttaatttatgtcagtgttcatttgagttcattttaatACAGTGAAGGTCGCTTATTTGAAATCTCGAAAATGGACAGCTCCtacctggtttattttactctgccgtgaacCCAATACAGTCAAAATGgatttactattttttatgtgaaatattACAGTACACAACGTTTGGGAAAAATTTGCATCGTCGTCAGAAGACAATTTCGAAAACACTTAGTTTTTCTGGTCTGAAAGGTAAAAGCCGTGAGCGATTTTTTTGGAAGTAGACCTAGTACCGTTGGAGCAATACTCTAGAAGCTTGTTTTATATATATGGTCATCCTTAAATCCCGTCAGCTAAGAGAATTGGTACTGTTTGCCGTAAGAGGACgtaccaaaaatttttaatataaaatttaaggTGTTTGAGATGTTCTCGTGATGAAGTCTCCCGGGACCTTCAAAAGATTATTAGAAAATTCGTACTAGGGTCTTTAACTTATACGACGCAATGCGTAACACTGTAGTTAGATTTGGATC
Encoded here:
- the LOC119077089 gene encoding larval cuticle protein A3A-like — encoded protein: MLLKITALLVVVAVAEVYSVAIAVAPAHAIVKTEDYDPHPQYSFAYDIKDHSTGDDKQQHETRDGDVVKGQYSLVEPDGSRRTVDYSADPINGFNAVVSKSHATHHTVKAVAPLLQTYHAPATIISPTYVAHHAPTYVAHAPVIASHATHAVVSHHAPATYVSHSPVYAHSAPILHHAPVYTHTTLLHK